The Heterodontus francisci isolate sHetFra1 chromosome 33, sHetFra1.hap1, whole genome shotgun sequence genome has a segment encoding these proteins:
- the ramp2 gene encoding receptor activity-modifying protein 2 isoform X1, with product MAFCVQITAWRRLILALLLAPIFAEPMISNSSLHQFNTTMDPGSTTAPGSHSIPVPKPEYTMGYTEQENINNNDSKLEGNYMDYLFNITYGYCGKRFEEQIEKIGHQQWCNWTAIDRLYSSLTFCSESVMEHVGSYWPNEVGENLIILMHSRYFKYCSMEENRVLIDPPENTVLGLVMAPICIIPIMVTLVVWCSKNSEANTKK from the exons TTTTCGCTGAACCCATGATCAGCAACAGCAGCCTACACCAATTTAATACAACGATGGATCCAGGCTCCACTACAGCACCAGGATCCCATTCCATCCCTGTGCCAAAGCCAGAATACACGATGGGATATACAGAGCAAGAAAATATCAATAACAATGACAGCAAGCTAGAGG GCAACTACATGGATTATTTGTTCAACATTACTTATGGATATTGTGGCAAAAGATTTGAAGAACAGATTGAGAAGATTGGACATCAGCAGTGGTGCAATTGGACGGCAATTGATCG aCTTTACAGTTCGCTGACTTTTTGCTCGGAGTCTGTAATGGAACATGTCGGTTCCTATTGGCCAAATGAAGTTGGCGAAAATTTAATAATTCTGATGCATAGTCGTTACTTTAAGTACTGCAGCATGGAGGAAAATCGGGTTTTGATCGACCCTCCTGAAAACACTGTGCTGGGGCTGGTCATGGCTCCAATCTGTATCATTCCCATCATGGTGACACTGGTGGTGTGGTGCAGCAAAAACAGTGAAGCCAACACCAAAAAATAG
- the ramp2 gene encoding receptor activity-modifying protein 2 isoform X2 — MISNSSLHQFNTTMDPGSTTAPGSHSIPVPKPEYTMGYTEQENINNNDSKLEGNYMDYLFNITYGYCGKRFEEQIEKIGHQQWCNWTAIDRLYSSLTFCSESVMEHVGSYWPNEVGENLIILMHSRYFKYCSMEENRVLIDPPENTVLGLVMAPICIIPIMVTLVVWCSKNSEANTKK; from the exons ATGATCAGCAACAGCAGCCTACACCAATTTAATACAACGATGGATCCAGGCTCCACTACAGCACCAGGATCCCATTCCATCCCTGTGCCAAAGCCAGAATACACGATGGGATATACAGAGCAAGAAAATATCAATAACAATGACAGCAAGCTAGAGG GCAACTACATGGATTATTTGTTCAACATTACTTATGGATATTGTGGCAAAAGATTTGAAGAACAGATTGAGAAGATTGGACATCAGCAGTGGTGCAATTGGACGGCAATTGATCG aCTTTACAGTTCGCTGACTTTTTGCTCGGAGTCTGTAATGGAACATGTCGGTTCCTATTGGCCAAATGAAGTTGGCGAAAATTTAATAATTCTGATGCATAGTCGTTACTTTAAGTACTGCAGCATGGAGGAAAATCGGGTTTTGATCGACCCTCCTGAAAACACTGTGCTGGGGCTGGTCATGGCTCCAATCTGTATCATTCCCATCATGGTGACACTGGTGGTGTGGTGCAGCAAAAACAGTGAAGCCAACACCAAAAAATAG
- the LOC137348015 gene encoding cyclin-dependent kinase 12-like, with product MPGSERAGTKADGGSGLGSLQPGPSSGRERRKAASRHKRHRAKHSRDLPGAAAQPPLTKVKSLVEYDDISSDSDTFSEVTVRSERREKEERTSSDKTVKVHKHHHHHLHKRVKEHHKSKETERVKDRGRRLESGKSSTSRERTSSKRQAMEDEDCGKKERTSPFLKHSSKESKSAKSYKERGKREKEERSTHKERLKSQKKSKETPRGYRTSPSPKKKSGSPRRKRSSSPNREDSPIGTYNKGFDASPVYRSRTSSNYDGYRRSPGDSSRKQSASPPYYGSREPAAYQSGYNMRSPSPYSRRQRSSSPYSRHRSPSYDRHSSSYDYSGRSPSPYSRRRSLSPYSTRRSFSQSPVTRYSLNFTHFLQRS from the coding sequence ATGCCAGGCTCGGAGAGAGCTGGGACTAAGGCGGACGGAGGCAGTGGCCTGGGCTCCCTGCAGCCCGGCCCCAGCAGCGGCAGAGAGCGGCGCAAAGCAGCGTCCAGGCACAAGCGACACCGAGCCAAGCATAGCCGGGACTTGCCGGGGGCGGCCGCACAGCCACCGCTCACCAAGGTGAAGTCTCTGGTGGAGTACGATGACATCAGCTCAGACTCGGACACATTCTCCGAGGTCACTGTCCGGTCCGAACGGAGGGAGAAGGAAGAGCGGACGAGCTCAGACAAAACAGTTAAAGTTCACAAGCATCACCATCATCATCTGCACAAACGTGTTAAGGAGCACCACAAGTCGAAGGAGACAGAACGGGTTAAAGACCGGGGCAGGAGACTGGAGTCTGGCAAGTCCAGCACCAGCAGAGAAAGGACTTCTTCCAAAAGGCAGGCGATGGAGGATGAGGATTGTGGGAAGAAGGAGCGAACATCGCCATTCTTGAAGCACAGCAGCAAGGAGTCAAAGTCTGCTAAATCATACAAAGAGAGgggtaagagagagaaagaggagcgatCAACACACAAGGAAAGACTGAAGAGCCAGAAGAAAAGTAAGGAAACGCCACGAGGTTATCGAACATCGCCCAGTCCAAAAAAGAAAAGTGGGAGCCCAAGGCGCAAGCGTTCGTCGAGCCCGAATAGGGAAGACAGTCCCATTGGAACATACAACAAAGGATTCGATGCCAGCCCTGTTTATAGGTCCCGGACATCTAGTAATTATGATGGTTACCGGCGAAGTCCTGGTGATTCCAGCCGGAAACAGTCAGCAAGTCCGCCGTATTATGGTTCCAGGGAGCCCGCTGCCTACCAAAGTGGTTATAACATGCGATCACCAAGTCCTTACAGCAGGAGGCAACGGTCTTCAAGCCCCTACAGCAGGCATCGATCGCCCAGCTACGACAGACACAGCAGCTCGTATGATTATAGCGGGAGATCGCCAAGTCCCTACAGCAGGAGGCGGTCACTTAGTCCATACAGCACCAGACGGTCATTCAGCCAAAGCCCGGTGACCAGGTACAGTCTGAACTTTACTCATTTCTTACAGAGGAGCTAG